A stretch of Cloacibacillus sp. DNA encodes these proteins:
- a CDS encoding MATE family efflux transporter: MKNAGEFFSYVLPSLAAFALSGVYAVVDGFFVGNSIGDAGLAAINFAFPVTALLQAVGTGIGMGGAIRFAICGAQGDAEGERHYFSSALLLLLLCGALLSLLFFVLAGPLLGALGAEGATLTLGMEYLVFIAAGALFQVFGTGLIPLIRNMGGSLCAMFAMSAGFIANIILDWLFIMVFGWGMAGAAAATVIGQAVTALGAALYFAAKRYPLSLPPARRAPHLFSVILKISLAPFGITFSPMIGMILMNRFAVLYGGEGAVACYACVGYIVTIVYLLLQGIGDGCQPMISRYYGRGRRADMKRTCRLAYATAGALSLFSVCLLFLARWRIGGLFGASPPVSRGVGETLPLFLAGVLFLAYTRITAAGFYATEESLLSYILVYAEPLLLLIFLLMLPAFLGLTGVWLAMPASQMTTALLAAAVKRRADSPNACRAG; the protein is encoded by the coding sequence GCCGGAGAATTTTTTTCTTATGTGCTGCCCTCTCTCGCGGCCTTCGCCCTATCCGGCGTCTACGCCGTGGTAGACGGCTTTTTTGTCGGCAACAGCATCGGCGACGCGGGGCTCGCGGCGATCAACTTCGCCTTTCCCGTCACCGCGCTTTTGCAGGCCGTGGGCACGGGGATCGGCATGGGCGGCGCGATCCGCTTCGCCATCTGCGGCGCTCAGGGGGACGCCGAGGGGGAGCGGCACTATTTCAGCTCCGCGCTCCTCTTGCTGCTGCTCTGCGGCGCGCTGCTCTCCCTCCTCTTTTTTGTCTTGGCCGGGCCGCTGCTCGGGGCTCTCGGCGCGGAGGGGGCGACGCTCACGCTTGGTATGGAATATCTGGTATTTATCGCCGCGGGCGCTCTGTTCCAGGTCTTTGGAACGGGGCTCATCCCGCTGATAAGGAATATGGGCGGTTCTCTCTGTGCGATGTTCGCCATGTCCGCCGGTTTTATCGCCAATATCATCCTGGACTGGCTCTTTATCATGGTCTTTGGCTGGGGCATGGCGGGCGCGGCGGCGGCTACTGTGATCGGGCAGGCGGTGACGGCGCTTGGCGCGGCGCTCTATTTTGCCGCAAAGAGATATCCGCTCTCCCTTCCTCCAGCGCGGCGCGCGCCGCATCTGTTCTCGGTGATATTGAAGATATCCCTCGCGCCCTTTGGGATAACCTTTTCTCCCATGATCGGGATGATCCTCATGAACCGCTTCGCCGTCCTCTACGGCGGCGAGGGAGCGGTCGCCTGCTACGCCTGCGTGGGATATATCGTCACCATCGTCTATCTGCTGCTGCAGGGGATAGGCGACGGCTGCCAGCCGATGATCAGCCGCTACTACGGCAGGGGTCGGCGGGCCGATATGAAACGCACCTGCCGGCTGGCCTACGCTACCGCGGGGGCGCTCAGCCTCTTCTCCGTCTGCCTCCTCTTTCTGGCGCGCTGGCGGATTGGCGGCCTCTTCGGAGCGTCGCCGCCGGTGAGCCGCGGCGTTGGCGAGACGCTGCCGCTATTTCTCGCCGGAGTCCTCTTTCTGGCCTATACCCGTATCACCGCCGCCGGCTTTTACGCGACGGAGGAGAGCCTGCTATCATATATCCTTGTCTACGCCGAGCCGCTCCTGCTGCTGATTTTTCTGCTGATGCTGCCAGCCTTTCTCGGACTGACCGGCGTATGGCTCGCGATGCCGGCCTCGCAGATGACGACGGCACTGCTCGCCGCCGCCGTGAAACGAAGGGCTGATTCGCCGAACGCCTGCCGAGCGGGATAA